The genomic segment GCGCACGCGAGCGGCGCAGCGTGCTGGAACGTGAAAGTCAGCTCTACGGCGCGTTCGGCGGCGCGATGAAGTTTATTAAGGGCGATGCGATCGCCAGCATTATCGTCGCCTTCGTCAACTTTATCGGCGGCATCGCGGTGGGCATGAACCAGCATCACATGGATCTGTCTCAGGCGTTGTCCACGTTTACTCTCTTGACCATCGGCGACGGGCTGGTCGGCCAGATTCCGACGCTACTGATCTCGATTAATGCAGGCCTCATCGTCACCCGGGTCAACGGCGATGGCGATAATCTGGGCCGCAATATCATGCAGCAATTGCTGGGAAACCCCTTCGTGCTGCTTGTCACCGCCGTGCTGGCGCTATCCATCGGTATGCTGCCCGGCTTTCCGCTGCCGGTGTTCGTTATGCTGGCGATGGCGCTCGGGACATTGCTGCTGATGCGCCAGCGGCAAACCCGCACCGTCCCGCTGCCCGCGCCCGCGGACTATGCCGGCGGCATGACGCTGCACGCCGGAAGAGGGGACGGCCAGCCGGCCGGCGGCTATCCGGATCGGATGATGCCCGAGGCGCTGGTGGTGATCCTACAGGTGTCGCGCGCCAATTACGCCCGGCTGGAAAAAGAGCAATTATGCGAACGACTGCGCGGCCAGTTCCTTATCGACTTTGGCGTCACGTTGCCGCCTTTGATGCTACGCCCCTGCGAACATACGGATGATCGGACGGTGGGGGTACTGCTTAATGAAATTCGCGCCGACACCTTCACCATCCACTTCGACATGTTGAGGCGCAGCATACCCGGCGACCGGCCCTGTCCGTCCGACGTGACATTGCATCAGGATCAGGAGGCGGTGTGGGCGTCGCCGAATGATCGGGAGAAGCTGCTTGCCGCGGGTTGCGTGCTGCGCCCGGCGGTGGATGAACTCTATCACTGCTTCGCGGTGATGCTGACTCACCACGTCAACGAATTTTTTGGCGTGCAGGAAACCAAGCACTTGCTGGATCAAATGGAAGGCCATGCGCCCGATCTGCTCAAGGAAGTGTTGCGCCACGCTACGGTGCAGCGCATCGCCGAGTTGCTGCAGCGGCTGCTGATGGAGCGCATTTCCATTCGTCATTTGAAGCTGATTATGGAGGCGATGGCCCTGTGGGCGCCGCGGGAAAAAGATGTGTCCGCGCTGGTGGAGCACGTACGCTGCGCGCTGGCGCGCTATATCTGCCACCAATTCGCCACCGATAACCTGCTGCGGGTGGTCATGCTGTCGCCGGAAGTGGAGGAAACCCTTCGCGCCAGCATCCATAGCACGTCGGCGGGCACTTTCCTGAATCTCAGTCCGCAGGTGTCGGAAGAATTAATGGCGTTATTTACCGCCGCCCTGGAAAACTTGCCCATCGTCCAGCGCGATATTGTGCTGCTGGCGGCGGCGGATATTCGACGTTTTATCAAATCACTTATTCAACATCGTTTTCGCGATTTGGAAGTGCTGTCATTCGATGAATTAACAGACAGCGTAACCGTAAATGTCATCAAAACAATTTAAACCAAAAGGAATACGACATGTACGTTGATATTGCGGCATTGGTACGCGAGGCGCTGCTGGACAACGGCTGCGATCCCAGTTTACTGGGTAATTTCGACAGTCATTCCACGATTGCGCTGGATTTTAATGACATTCCAAGTGTTTATATCAGCAGCAGCGATGACGATATCTGGCTGTGGTCGCGCATTGCGGAATATCAGGACACTATCCTTGAGCAATGTTCGTATAACTTATTAAAAGAGTTGCTTGAAGGCGCGGAGTATATTCGCGGGGGGCATTTTTCGCTGGCTGAAAATGAAAGCTACCTTGAGCTTAAGGCGCTGCTGTTGCCTTGGTGTCTGGAGAACAAACAAAATTTCGCCAGTGCATTAAGCGGCTTCTTCGAGCGTTTGGAACGTTTCACTAAGGCGTTACGCTAAATGGAGTGGCCGCTGAGAATGCTGCGACGACAGGCGCTTCCCCTGCGTCTGTCGGGGCCAATTATTGAGGCGGCGCTGCCGGAGGTGGTGGTAGGCGAGATTT from the Candidatus Sodalis pierantonius str. SOPE genome contains:
- a CDS encoding EscV/YscV/HrcV family type III secretion system export apparatus protein, which produces MLNRFLNHIHSRPELLILVLVITIIAMLIISLPTYLVDFLIGLNIVIAMLVFMGAFYIDRILSFSTFPAVLLITTLFRLALTISTSRLILTDADAGEIIATFGQFVICDNLVVGFVIFAIVTVVQFIVITKGSEGVAEVAARFCLDGMPGKQMSIDADLRGGVIDAEGARERRSVLERESQLYGAFGGAMKFIKGDAIASIIVAFVNFIGGIAVGMNQHHMDLSQALSTFTLLTIGDGLVGQIPTLLISINAGLIVTRVNGDGDNLGRNIMQQLLGNPFVLLVTAVLALSIGMLPGFPLPVFVMLAMALGTLLLMRQRQTRTVPLPAPADYAGGMTLHAGRGDGQPAGGYPDRMMPEALVVILQVSRANYARLEKEQLCERLRGQFLIDFGVTLPPLMLRPCEHTDDRTVGVLLNEIRADTFTIHFDMLRRSIPGDRPCPSDVTLHQDQEAVWASPNDREKLLAAGCVLRPAVDELYHCFAVMLTHHVNEFFGVQETKHLLDQMEGHAPDLLKEVLRHATVQRIAELLQRLLMERISIRHLKLIMEAMALWAPREKDVSALVEHVRCALARYICHQFATDNLLRVVMLSPEVEETLRASIHSTSAGTFLNLSPQVSEELMALFTAALENLPIVQRDIVLLAAADIRRFIKSLIQHRFRDLEVLSFDELTDSVTVNVIKTI
- the spaK gene encoding SPI-1 type III secretion system chaperone SpaK: MYVDIAALVREALLDNGCDPSLLGNFDSHSTIALDFNDIPSVYISSSDDDIWLWSRIAEYQDTILEQCSYNLLKELLEGAEYIRGGHFSLAENESYLELKALLLPWCLENKQNFASALSGFFERLERFTKALR